Proteins encoded together in one Altererythrobacter epoxidivorans window:
- a CDS encoding glycine--tRNA ligase subunit alpha: protein MTAVPDRNPKASFQDMILALHDFWSAQGCVILQPYDMRMGAGTFHTATTLRALGPEPWNAAFVQPCRRPTDGRYGENPNRLQHYYQYQVILKPSPPDIQDLYLKSLEVIGIDPLKHDIRFVEDDWESPTLGAWGLGWEVWCDGMEVTQFTYFQQMGGFDCKPVAGELTYGLERLAMYIQGVDNVYDLAFNQQGVSYGDVFLENEKQMSKWNFEVADTDALFDLFNKAEAECRNALAAGVPIAAYEQAVEASHIFNLLQARGVISVQERASYMGRVRDLARGSCEAHMEKEAPVWAEKYPEWSK, encoded by the coding sequence ATGACTGCTGTGCCGGACAGAAACCCCAAGGCGTCCTTCCAGGACATGATCCTCGCGCTCCATGATTTCTGGAGCGCGCAGGGCTGCGTTATCCTGCAACCGTATGACATGCGCATGGGGGCAGGAACCTTCCACACCGCCACCACGCTGCGTGCGCTCGGTCCGGAACCGTGGAATGCCGCCTTCGTGCAGCCTTGCCGTCGTCCGACCGATGGCCGCTACGGCGAAAACCCGAACCGTTTGCAGCACTATTACCAATACCAGGTGATCCTGAAGCCGAGCCCGCCCGACATCCAGGACCTTTATCTCAAGAGCCTCGAGGTGATCGGCATCGATCCGCTGAAGCACGACATTCGCTTCGTGGAGGATGACTGGGAAAGCCCGACGCTGGGCGCGTGGGGGCTTGGCTGGGAGGTCTGGTGTGACGGGATGGAAGTCACCCAGTTCACCTATTTCCAGCAGATGGGCGGCTTCGACTGCAAGCCTGTTGCGGGCGAGCTTACCTACGGTCTCGAACGCCTCGCAATGTATATCCAGGGCGTCGACAACGTCTATGACCTCGCATTTAACCAGCAGGGCGTCAGCTACGGCGACGTGTTCCTCGAGAACGAGAAGCAGATGTCGAAGTGGAACTTCGAGGTCGCCGATACCGACGCGCTGTTCGACCTGTTCAACAAGGCCGAGGCGGAATGCAGGAATGCGCTCGCCGCAGGTGTCCCGATTGCCGCCTACGAACAGGCGGTGGAGGCGAGCCACATCTTCAACCTGCTGCAGGCTCGCGGCGTGATCAGCGTGCAGGAACGCGCCAGCTACATGGGCCGCGTCCGCGACCTTGCGCGCGGATCGTGCGAGGCTCACATGGAGAAGGAAGCGCCCGTGTGGGCGGAGAAATATCCGGAGTGGTCGAAATGA
- the glyS gene encoding glycine--tRNA ligase subunit beta: MSDFLLELRSEEIPARMQAGARAELEKLFRREMDAAGVDIGEITVWSTPRRLALIARGLPEATKAVSEELKGPPVGAPEQALEGFCRKAGVDESDLEVRDVKGRETYFAVKNIPGRATKDLLADAIPAIIRDFAWPKSMRWGAASLSTESLRWVRPLSGIVALLGDDVVECEVHGVTSGRETAGHRFHSIRKSDPKSRNFGLPVEFFKDKDPTVLNSNGMIEIGNPDDYQRKLFDAHVIVDHRLREQEIRIGAMAAAKGASLKLVEDEGLVIENAGLTEWPVPLLGRFEEDFLEVPPETIQLTARVNQKYFVCEDGAGNLANAFVCTANIEAADPAVVVDGNRKVLAARLSDARFFWDVDRKKTLAEHAKGLERITFHEKLGTVADKVERVAKLARWLAEEGVVKGADPDLAEQAARLAKADLVTEMVGEFPELQGLMGGYYARAEGLPDAVADAIRDHYKPVGQGDDVPTAPVTVAVSLADKLDTLRSFFAIDEKPTGSKDPFALRRAALGVIRIVQDNGLRFGVAEGDLLDFFADRLKVQQREAGVRHDLIDAVFALGGEDDLVRLLSRVKALQSFMETEDGANLLAGYKRAANILKKEDWHGLEGEISRTGEEDPLALVDDPDMKAVIDAKMAERHAAELSYTPEPAEKALIDALAAAGPKADAAIAAEDFAGAMSALASLRAPIDSFFDEVTVNADEENKRAYRLDLLAQFRAAVHKVADFSRIEG; this comes from the coding sequence ATGAGCGACTTCCTCCTCGAATTGCGCAGCGAAGAAATTCCGGCCCGGATGCAGGCCGGCGCCCGCGCCGAACTCGAAAAGCTGTTCCGCCGCGAAATGGACGCCGCCGGTGTCGATATCGGCGAGATCACCGTGTGGTCGACGCCGCGGCGGCTCGCCCTCATTGCGCGCGGACTTCCCGAAGCCACGAAGGCTGTCAGCGAGGAATTGAAGGGCCCACCCGTCGGCGCGCCCGAACAGGCCCTCGAGGGTTTCTGTCGCAAGGCCGGCGTCGACGAGTCGGACCTGGAAGTCCGCGACGTCAAGGGCCGCGAAACCTATTTCGCGGTGAAGAACATCCCTGGCCGCGCCACGAAAGACCTGCTGGCTGACGCCATTCCGGCAATCATTCGCGACTTCGCTTGGCCAAAGTCGATGCGCTGGGGCGCTGCCTCGCTCTCGACCGAATCCTTACGCTGGGTGCGCCCGCTGTCGGGCATCGTCGCGCTGCTGGGTGACGATGTGGTAGAATGCGAAGTGCATGGTGTGACGAGCGGTCGCGAAACTGCGGGCCATCGCTTCCATAGCATCAGGAAATCCGATCCTAAGTCGCGCAATTTCGGGCTGCCGGTCGAGTTTTTCAAAGACAAAGACCCGACTGTTTTGAACAGCAACGGCATGATCGAAATCGGTAATCCCGACGACTATCAGCGCAAGCTCTTTGATGCTCATGTGATTGTCGACCACAGGCTTCGCGAGCAAGAAATCAGAATTGGCGCAATGGCCGCCGCGAAGGGTGCAAGTCTCAAGCTGGTCGAGGACGAAGGGCTGGTGATCGAGAATGCGGGCCTTACCGAATGGCCGGTGCCTCTGCTCGGCCGGTTCGAGGAGGACTTCCTCGAAGTGCCGCCGGAAACGATCCAACTCACCGCGCGCGTCAACCAGAAGTATTTCGTGTGTGAAGATGGCGCAGGCAATCTCGCCAACGCCTTCGTCTGCACCGCCAATATCGAGGCTGCGGACCCGGCAGTGGTCGTCGACGGCAACCGCAAGGTTCTCGCGGCGCGTCTGTCCGACGCGCGTTTCTTCTGGGATGTCGACCGCAAGAAAACGCTCGCTGAGCACGCCAAGGGGCTGGAGCGCATCACCTTCCACGAGAAGCTGGGTACCGTTGCCGACAAGGTAGAGCGCGTGGCGAAGCTGGCCCGCTGGCTGGCGGAAGAAGGCGTGGTCAAGGGAGCCGATCCGGATCTGGCCGAACAGGCAGCGCGTCTCGCCAAGGCCGATCTCGTCACCGAAATGGTCGGCGAGTTTCCCGAACTGCAAGGCCTGATGGGCGGATACTACGCCCGCGCTGAAGGACTGCCTGATGCCGTCGCCGACGCAATCCGAGATCATTACAAGCCGGTCGGGCAGGGTGACGATGTGCCCACCGCTCCGGTGACGGTTGCAGTCAGCCTGGCCGACAAGCTGGATACCTTGCGTAGTTTCTTCGCCATCGATGAAAAGCCGACTGGCTCCAAGGATCCTTTCGCCCTTCGCCGTGCTGCACTGGGTGTCATCCGGATCGTCCAGGACAACGGCCTTCGTTTCGGTGTTGCGGAAGGTGACTTGCTCGACTTCTTCGCCGACCGTCTCAAGGTCCAGCAGCGCGAGGCAGGTGTCCGCCATGACCTGATCGATGCAGTCTTTGCGCTCGGCGGGGAGGACGATCTCGTCCGCTTGCTCTCCCGCGTGAAAGCGCTCCAGTCCTTCATGGAAACAGAGGACGGTGCGAACCTGCTCGCCGGCTACAAGCGCGCTGCCAATATCCTCAAGAAAGAAGACTGGCACGGCCTTGAAGGCGAAATCAGCCGCACGGGCGAGGAAGACCCGCTGGCTCTGGTCGACGATCCCGACATGAAGGCTGTAATCGACGCCAAGATGGCCGAGCGTCATGCAGCCGAGCTTTCCTACACGCCCGAACCGGCCGAAAAGGCGCTGATCGATGCGCTCGCCGCCGCCGGGCCCAAGGCCGACGCCGCAATCGCTGCAGAGGACTTTGCCGGAGCAATGTCGGCTCTGGCTTCGCTGCGCGCACCGATCGACAGCTTCTTCGATGAAGTCACGGTAAATGCGGATGAAGAAAACAAACGTGCATATCGCCTGGACTTGCTTGCACAGTTTCGTGCTGCAGTGCACAAAGTCGCGGATTTCTCACGTATCGAGGGGTGA
- a CDS encoding MerR family transcriptional regulator, which translates to MASVPANDPKNGERRKHSGAHLERPDKLAREQFTISDLTSEFGCTARALRFYEDEGLIAPARVGLTRVYSKRDRARLAWIMRAKNVGFSLTEIREMIDLYDLDDGRVEQRRVTIEKCREHVAKLKRQRADIDSSIRELTEFIKMIEGLDPS; encoded by the coding sequence ATGGCTAGTGTACCAGCAAATGATCCCAAAAATGGTGAGCGTCGCAAGCATTCCGGGGCGCATCTCGAACGCCCTGACAAGCTGGCTCGCGAACAGTTTACCATTTCCGATCTGACATCCGAATTCGGCTGCACCGCACGCGCGCTGCGCTTCTACGAAGACGAGGGATTGATTGCGCCGGCGCGAGTCGGCCTGACCCGCGTCTATTCCAAGCGTGACCGCGCCCGGCTCGCATGGATCATGCGCGCAAAGAACGTCGGGTTCAGCCTGACCGAAATTCGGGAAATGATCGATCTCTACGATCTTGACGACGGCCGCGTAGAACAGCGCCGCGTCACGATCGAGAAATGCCGGGAACACGTGGCCAAGCTCAAGCGTCAACGGGCGGATATCGATTCTTCGATCCGTGAACTCACCGAGTTCATCAAGATGATCGAAGGTCTCGATCCTTCCTGA
- a CDS encoding TraB/GumN family protein, whose amino-acid sequence MIHRLALMLAVLLCLGACQDEPGGGYTGGASPILFEVADADGETKAWLFGTIHSLPDDTEWRTDKLDEAIGNADSLIVEIAALEDSAALFDIYRRLSVTPGQPDIGLKVTADRRPALFSLIDEAGYRPRDFQSLETWAVALNLAQVFDTGEPENGADRAMIHAFKGRPIHEFEGVEKQLGIFDQLPEKEQQDLLAAVVEEADTRSADPARLQRAWLSGDIKVLEEATTEGMLADPELRQALLVDRNRDWLSQLIKRLDQGQRPLVAVGAAHLVGPDGLPALLERQGYTVSRVQ is encoded by the coding sequence GTGATCCACCGCCTTGCCCTGATGCTCGCTGTGCTCCTTTGTCTGGGCGCATGCCAGGACGAACCGGGCGGCGGGTACACGGGCGGTGCATCGCCAATCCTGTTCGAAGTCGCGGATGCGGATGGAGAGACGAAGGCATGGCTCTTCGGAACGATCCATTCGCTGCCCGACGATACGGAATGGCGAACGGACAAGCTGGATGAGGCGATTGGCAATGCCGACAGCCTGATCGTCGAGATCGCCGCACTGGAAGACAGTGCGGCGCTTTTCGATATCTATCGAAGGCTGTCGGTCACTCCGGGACAGCCGGACATCGGATTGAAGGTTACGGCAGATCGCCGCCCCGCCCTCTTCTCGCTTATCGACGAGGCCGGATACCGGCCGCGCGATTTCCAGTCTCTCGAAACCTGGGCGGTGGCGCTCAACCTCGCGCAGGTCTTCGATACCGGCGAACCCGAGAACGGCGCGGACCGTGCCATGATCCACGCCTTCAAGGGCCGCCCGATCCATGAATTCGAAGGCGTGGAGAAGCAGCTCGGCATTTTCGACCAACTTCCCGAGAAAGAGCAGCAGGACCTCCTCGCCGCGGTGGTGGAAGAGGCAGACACCCGTTCCGCCGATCCGGCCCGGCTGCAGCGCGCCTGGCTGTCAGGCGATATCAAAGTGCTGGAAGAAGCAACGACAGAAGGTATGCTGGCCGACCCAGAATTGAGGCAAGCGCTGTTGGTCGATCGCAATCGCGACTGGCTCTCGCAACTCATCAAAAGGCTGGATCAGGGTCAAAGGCCCTTGGTTGCGGTTGGCGCAGCCCATCTGGTCGGACCGGACGGGTTGCCAGCACTGCTGGAACGACAGGGCTACACCGTCTCGCGCGTGCAGTAA
- a CDS encoding TraB/GumN family protein translates to MTSLTRKLTAALAASTMLFSAPAFAEDAAASATANTEVAATTAAPTGPALWKVADEDTTVYLFGTVHALPEGIEWLDGPIADAFAASDTIVTEIKMDDSMAAEMQALVMAKGMLPADTTLRSLLDEEQLATFDGAMTKLGLPVEAFDRFEPWYAGMMLTMLPLMQQGYAPDSGVEMVLLRQAGERQKGALETIDFQIGVFDGLPQESQVKFLVDAAANTDEVKNQLDAMLAEWIEGDADQLAELLNEGMEDKALAEALLYNRNANWAEWIDDRMDDPGTVFIAVGAGHLAGTKSVQDLLNGRGIEVVRVR, encoded by the coding sequence ATGACTTCTCTTACTCGCAAGCTCACTGCTGCCCTCGCCGCATCGACCATGCTGTTCAGCGCCCCGGCCTTTGCTGAAGATGCCGCAGCAAGTGCCACCGCCAATACCGAGGTCGCAGCGACTACGGCGGCCCCGACCGGCCCCGCGCTGTGGAAGGTCGCAGACGAAGACACGACCGTTTATCTGTTCGGCACGGTTCATGCGCTGCCCGAAGGTATCGAATGGCTCGACGGGCCGATCGCCGATGCCTTTGCCGCTTCGGATACCATCGTGACCGAAATCAAGATGGACGACAGCATGGCCGCCGAAATGCAGGCGCTGGTGATGGCGAAGGGCATGTTGCCTGCCGACACGACGCTGCGCTCGCTCCTCGACGAAGAACAGCTTGCCACATTCGACGGCGCGATGACGAAGCTCGGCCTGCCGGTCGAGGCATTCGATCGCTTCGAACCGTGGTATGCCGGTATGATGCTGACCATGCTTCCGTTGATGCAGCAGGGATATGCCCCCGATTCAGGCGTGGAGATGGTCCTTCTTCGCCAGGCCGGTGAGCGCCAGAAGGGCGCGCTCGAAACCATCGACTTTCAGATTGGCGTGTTCGACGGATTGCCGCAGGAATCGCAGGTGAAGTTCCTGGTCGATGCCGCGGCGAACACGGACGAGGTGAAGAACCAGCTGGACGCCATGCTCGCCGAATGGATCGAAGGCGACGCCGACCAGCTTGCCGAGCTCCTGAACGAAGGAATGGAAGACAAGGCACTGGCAGAGGCGCTGCTTTACAATCGCAATGCCAACTGGGCCGAATGGATCGATGACCGCATGGATGATCCGGGCACTGTCTTCATCGCAGTGGGTGCAGGCCACCTCGCCGGCACAAAGAGCGTGCAGGACCTGCTGAACGGCCGCGGTATCGAAGTGGTGCGCGTAAGGTGA
- the ppdK gene encoding pyruvate, phosphate dikinase yields the protein MKTVYTFGGNADHSDPRQKDKTVTGGKGANLAEMASIGLPVPPGFTITTEECVRYLQDGADFSADLRAQVAEALTHIEKTVGKGFGDAADPLLVSVRSGARVSMPGMMDTVLNLGLNDETVAGLASASGDERFAWDSYRRFVQMYSDVVLGLDHGLFEEALEIAKEDKGYYADTEMEASDWQSLVTEYKQIVSDELGKSFPQDVTEQLWGAIRAVFDSWDSDRAKVYRRLNDIPADWGTAVNVQAMVFGNMGDTSATGVAFTRDPATGERAYYGEYLINAQGEDVVAGIRTPQYLTKAAREAANAKPLSMEEAMPDAYGQLAHVFDLLENHYRDMQDIEFTVQQGTLWMLQTRSGKRTAKAALRMAVEMVDEGLIDEETAIRRVDPMALDQLLHPTLDPDAPRNVLTSGLPASPGAASGKIVLDADTAESWAGRGEKVILVRVETSPEDIHGMHAAQGILTARGGMTSHAAVVARGMGRPCVSGASAVSIDRATKTLRIGSHELKEGDLLTLDGATGQVMAGEVPTIEPELAGDFAVLMEWADKHRRMRVRTNAETPDDCRMARQFGAEGIGLCRTEHMFFDANRISAVRQMILADDEKGRRAALEKLLPEQRKDFREIFEVMAGLPCTIRLLDPPLHEFLPHGDEEFEELANASGVGIDHLKRRAGELHEFNPMLGHRGCRLGITFPEIYEMQARAIFEAACEVAKDSGEAPVPEIMIPLVATKRELQLLKALVDKVAGEVFEETGCPVEYLVGTMIELPRAALMAGEIAEEGAFFSFGTNDLTQTTLGVSRDDAGRFLSAYVDKGIFPRDPFVSLDIDGVGQLVELAAERGRATRPGIKLGICGEHGGDPASIGFCEKVGLDYVSASPYRVPIARLAAAQASLK from the coding sequence ATGAAGACAGTCTACACCTTCGGCGGAAACGCCGATCACTCGGATCCTCGCCAGAAGGACAAGACCGTCACGGGCGGCAAGGGCGCGAACCTTGCCGAAATGGCGAGCATCGGCCTGCCGGTGCCGCCGGGCTTCACCATCACGACCGAAGAATGCGTGCGCTACCTGCAGGATGGCGCGGACTTCTCCGCCGATCTGCGCGCCCAGGTTGCCGAGGCGCTGACTCATATCGAAAAGACCGTTGGCAAGGGTTTTGGCGATGCGGCGGACCCGCTGCTCGTTTCGGTCCGTTCGGGCGCGCGGGTTTCGATGCCGGGGATGATGGACACCGTCCTCAATCTCGGCCTCAATGACGAAACCGTTGCGGGCCTTGCCAGCGCTTCGGGTGACGAACGCTTCGCCTGGGACAGCTACCGCCGCTTCGTCCAGATGTATTCCGACGTCGTTCTCGGCCTCGATCACGGCTTGTTCGAAGAAGCGCTCGAGATCGCCAAGGAAGACAAGGGCTATTACGCCGACACCGAGATGGAAGCGAGCGACTGGCAGTCGCTGGTCACCGAATACAAGCAGATCGTGTCGGATGAACTGGGCAAGTCTTTCCCGCAGGATGTTACGGAACAGCTCTGGGGTGCCATCCGCGCCGTGTTCGACAGTTGGGATTCGGACCGCGCAAAGGTCTATCGCCGCCTGAACGACATTCCCGCCGACTGGGGTACTGCCGTCAATGTACAGGCGATGGTGTTCGGGAACATGGGCGATACCAGCGCGACCGGCGTTGCCTTTACCCGCGATCCTGCGACCGGCGAACGCGCCTATTACGGCGAATACCTGATCAATGCGCAGGGCGAGGATGTCGTGGCCGGCATCCGCACGCCGCAATACCTCACCAAGGCCGCACGCGAGGCTGCCAATGCCAAGCCGCTGTCGATGGAAGAGGCAATGCCCGATGCCTACGGCCAGCTGGCGCACGTCTTCGACCTGCTCGAAAACCACTACCGCGACATGCAGGACATCGAATTCACGGTGCAGCAGGGCACGCTGTGGATGCTGCAGACCCGCAGCGGCAAGCGCACTGCCAAGGCAGCACTCCGCATGGCGGTCGAAATGGTCGATGAAGGCCTGATCGACGAAGAAACGGCTATCCGCCGTGTCGATCCGATGGCTCTCGACCAGTTGCTCCACCCGACGCTCGATCCCGATGCGCCGCGCAATGTGCTGACCAGCGGCCTTCCTGCTTCGCCGGGTGCTGCCAGTGGCAAGATCGTGCTCGATGCCGATACCGCCGAAAGCTGGGCGGGGCGGGGCGAAAAGGTGATCCTCGTTCGCGTGGAAACCAGTCCGGAAGACATCCACGGCATGCACGCGGCGCAGGGCATCTTGACCGCTCGCGGCGGGATGACGAGCCACGCGGCCGTCGTCGCACGCGGCATGGGTCGCCCCTGTGTTTCGGGCGCGTCGGCCGTCTCGATCGATCGCGCGACCAAAACGCTGCGGATCGGCAGCCACGAATTGAAGGAAGGCGACCTTCTGACGCTCGACGGAGCGACCGGGCAGGTGATGGCGGGCGAAGTCCCGACAATCGAACCCGAACTCGCTGGCGACTTTGCCGTGCTGATGGAATGGGCCGACAAGCATCGCCGCATGCGGGTTCGCACGAACGCCGAAACGCCTGACGATTGCCGGATGGCTCGCCAGTTCGGTGCGGAAGGTATCGGCCTTTGCCGTACAGAGCACATGTTCTTCGACGCGAACCGCATCAGCGCCGTGCGCCAGATGATCCTCGCCGATGACGAAAAAGGCCGTCGGGCCGCGCTCGAAAAGCTGCTGCCCGAACAGCGCAAGGATTTCCGCGAAATCTTCGAGGTGATGGCTGGCCTGCCATGCACGATCCGCCTGCTCGACCCGCCGCTCCACGAATTCCTTCCGCATGGCGATGAGGAGTTCGAGGAACTCGCGAATGCATCCGGTGTCGGCATCGACCACCTGAAGCGTCGTGCGGGCGAACTGCATGAATTCAACCCGATGCTTGGCCATCGCGGTTGCCGCCTCGGCATCACTTTCCCCGAAATCTACGAAATGCAGGCGCGCGCAATCTTTGAGGCTGCGTGCGAGGTTGCGAAGGATTCGGGCGAGGCACCGGTGCCGGAAATCATGATCCCGCTGGTCGCGACGAAGCGCGAATTGCAGCTGCTCAAGGCTCTCGTCGACAAGGTTGCGGGTGAAGTTTTCGAAGAGACGGGTTGCCCGGTCGAATACCTCGTCGGCACGATGATCGAGCTGCCGCGGGCTGCCCTGATGGCTGGCGAAATCGCCGAAGAGGGCGCCTTCTTCTCCTTCGGCACGAACGACCTGACGCAGACTACGCTCGGTGTCAGCCGTGACGATGCAGGCCGGTTCCTGTCTGCCTATGTCGACAAGGGGATTTTCCCGCGCGATCCGTTCGTCAGTCTCGACATCGACGGTGTCGGCCAGCTGGTCGAACTGGCTGCCGAACGGGGCAGGGCGACGCGTCCTGGCATCAAGCTCGGCATTTGCGGTGAACACGGCGGCGACCCGGCCTCGATCGGGTTCTGCGAGAAGGTCGGGCTCGATTACGTTTCGGCCTCGCCATACCGCGTGCCGATCGCGCGCCTCGCTGCGGCGCAGGCATCGCTCAAGTAA
- a CDS encoding ComF family protein, translated as MGLRAILSEGLKPALDLVYPPRCPVCGDATGKQGALCLDCWSGLSIPRDPQCASCRSPLGTESIAVGARCAQCLVKNPKHSGIFAATFYNEVSRKLILSFKHGGKIGLSPLLGRMMAARLPDIEDGELPIVVPVPLHRWRLWSRGYNQAALLASELVRGGKGRLCVDALERTVATPSLGGLGKKARAKVLKGAIRVRQSRVQEIRDQKVFLVDDVLTSGATTDACVHALLKAGANSVRIACFARVIDDAVVKGSAQTLDMEEQLGATK; from the coding sequence ATGGGTCTGCGCGCAATTTTATCGGAAGGGCTGAAGCCCGCCCTCGATCTCGTATATCCGCCCCGCTGCCCGGTTTGCGGTGACGCAACGGGAAAGCAGGGTGCACTATGCCTCGATTGCTGGAGCGGTCTTTCAATACCTCGCGACCCACAATGTGCCAGTTGCAGGTCGCCCCTCGGAACAGAATCTATCGCAGTCGGCGCTCGATGCGCGCAATGTCTCGTCAAAAATCCCAAGCATTCGGGCATTTTCGCAGCGACATTCTACAACGAAGTGTCGCGCAAGCTCATCCTGTCGTTCAAGCACGGAGGCAAGATCGGCCTATCGCCGTTGCTGGGGCGCATGATGGCGGCACGTCTGCCCGATATCGAGGATGGCGAACTTCCTATAGTCGTGCCGGTGCCGCTTCATCGATGGCGGCTCTGGTCGCGCGGCTACAATCAGGCTGCTCTCTTGGCGAGTGAGCTGGTTCGCGGAGGTAAAGGGCGACTGTGCGTGGACGCGCTCGAAAGGACTGTCGCCACGCCGTCCCTGGGCGGTCTTGGCAAGAAAGCTCGTGCCAAGGTTCTGAAGGGTGCAATCAGGGTCAGGCAAAGTCGGGTGCAAGAGATTCGGGACCAGAAGGTCTTCCTGGTGGACGACGTGTTGACGAGCGGAGCAACGACCGACGCTTGCGTCCACGCCCTGTTGAAAGCAGGAGCAAATTCGGTTCGGATAGCCTGCTTTGCTCGCGTCATTGATGATGCCGTCGTGAAGGGCAGCGCACAAACACTGGATATGGAAGAGCAACTTGGCGCCACAAAGTGA
- a CDS encoding helix-turn-helix transcriptional regulator, translated as MNNRLKVLRAERNWSQAELAGRLDVSRQAVNAIETGKHDPSLPLAFKIARLFEMQIEEIFDDQA; from the coding sequence ATGAACAATCGTCTCAAGGTTCTGCGTGCCGAACGCAACTGGAGCCAGGCGGAGTTGGCAGGACGGCTCGACGTCTCTCGACAAGCGGTCAACGCTATCGAGACCGGCAAGCACGATCCATCGCTACCGCTGGCCTTCAAGATCGCCCGACTTTTTGAAATGCAAATCGAGGAAATCTTCGATGACCAAGCCTGA
- a CDS encoding methyltransferase domain-containing protein, whose amino-acid sequence MGQAGSSCWLLQHLESEIIERIDFMRHEPDQALLIGLNTQELTSELDRMGAKVNSLALRDDETPIETGPFDLIVSMAMLDTVNDLPGALIHLRNALAAGGVMFAPILGAGSLSSLRQILMAADGERPAARVHPQIDTRAATALLERAGFARQVVDTHTLSVRYGSLDTLFGDLRAQALTNVLADAPPPLTRTSLERARAAFSEMADDEGRVTETFEILTLTGWG is encoded by the coding sequence TTGGGCCAGGCAGGTTCTTCGTGCTGGCTCCTGCAACATCTCGAAAGCGAAATCATCGAACGCATCGACTTCATGCGTCATGAGCCTGACCAGGCATTGCTCATCGGGTTGAACACTCAGGAACTGACCAGCGAGCTCGATCGCATGGGGGCGAAGGTCAATTCGCTTGCCTTGCGAGATGATGAAACGCCGATCGAAACCGGGCCGTTCGACCTGATCGTCTCGATGGCGATGCTCGATACGGTCAACGACCTGCCCGGCGCGCTGATACATTTGCGGAATGCGCTGGCGGCTGGCGGAGTGATGTTTGCGCCGATCCTGGGGGCCGGAAGCCTTTCGAGCCTGCGCCAGATCCTCATGGCCGCTGATGGAGAGCGCCCCGCGGCAAGGGTTCACCCTCAGATCGACACCCGAGCGGCAACAGCTCTGCTCGAGCGCGCCGGATTTGCCCGACAGGTGGTCGATACGCACACATTGTCTGTGCGTTATGGCAGCCTCGATACACTGTTCGGCGACCTTCGTGCGCAGGCCCTGACCAACGTTCTTGCCGATGCCCCGCCGCCACTGACCCGCACATCGCTCGAACGTGCAAGGGCCGCTTTCAGCGAAATGGCTGATGACGAAGGCCGTGTTACCGAGACCTTCGAGATCCTGACGCTGACCGGTTGGGGCTGA
- the hisI gene encoding phosphoribosyl-AMP cyclohydrolase → MPKFDASGLLTAVVVHAETGGVLMVAFMNEEAIALTRQTGKAHFWSRSRQAMWMKGESSGNVLSVREILVDCDQDALVLRCDPAGPTCHTGAESCFYRLLEDDALVRVNT, encoded by the coding sequence ATGCCCAAATTCGACGCCAGCGGTTTGCTAACCGCGGTTGTCGTTCACGCCGAAACGGGTGGCGTTCTGATGGTCGCTTTCATGAACGAGGAAGCGATCGCTCTGACGCGCCAGACCGGCAAGGCGCATTTCTGGTCGCGCTCGCGCCAGGCCATGTGGATGAAAGGCGAAAGCAGCGGAAACGTGCTGTCCGTGCGCGAAATCCTGGTCGATTGTGACCAGGACGCGCTCGTTCTTCGCTGCGATCCAGCAGGGCCGACTTGCCACACGGGGGCGGAAAGCTGTTTTTACCGGTTGCTCGAGGATGACGCTCTCGTAAGGGTCAATACTTGA